The Panicum virgatum strain AP13 chromosome 5K, P.virgatum_v5, whole genome shotgun sequence genome has a window encoding:
- the LOC120709756 gene encoding uncharacterized protein LOC120709756, whose amino-acid sequence MAAPLPDEHVDQILLRLPPSDPGSLVRAALVCRGWRRLLSGPAFRRRFRDFHRRSPPMLGFLYRAAPGLGPRFMPTPSFRPPFAAGRPFDGESVPFEPVRVDLVVSHPFTGEERRITAPQNFFGYCSWSGALLCAAPGCGHLDCPPAGSFAVVFVGTDESEERCHCGSSH is encoded by the exons atggccgcgccgctgccggacGAGCACGTCGACCagatcctcctccgcctcccgccgTCGGATCCTGGGAGCCTCGTCCGCGCCGCGCTCGTCTGCAGGGGctggcgccgcctcctctctggcccggcgttccgccgccgcttccgcgaCTTCCACCGCCGCTCCCCGCCCATGCTCGGCTTCCTctaccgcgccgcgccgggcctCGGCCCCCGCTTCATGCCCACCCCGTCCTTCCGCCCgcccttcgccgccggccgcccc TTCGACGGCGAATCCGTCCCGTTCGAGCCCGTGCGGGTGGACCTCGTCGTGTCGCACCCCTTCACCGGCGAGGAGCGGAGGATCACCGCGCCGCAGAACTTTTTCGGGTACTGCAGCTGGAGCGGGGCGCTGCTCTGCGCGGCGCCGGGGTGCGGCCACCTCGACTGCCCGCCCGCCGGCTCCTTCGCCGTGGTCTTCGTCGGCACCGACGAGTCCGAGGAGC GCTGCCACTGTGGATCATCCCACTGA
- the LOC120706762 gene encoding uncharacterized protein LOC120706762 has translation MTEGRSALVENAVYFIWEDSNGILEYDLGKQELSMISLPPVCEDWYVAVMTAEDGGLGLAVVKDFKLHMWSREHGPNRSGWAQRRVVKLRGVAFDCAISTLPSSVVPFASGDNVIFAFTRDVGVFAIDVKSGRITKVSKVGAVRGIVPYICFYIPALETAATVERP, from the exons ATGACGGAGGGGCGCAGCGCCCTTGTGGAGAATGCAGTCTACTTCATCTGGGAGGACAGCAATGGGATCCTGGAGTACGATCTGGGCAAGCAGGAGCTCTCCATGATCAGCTTGCCGCCTGTGTGCGAGGATTGGTATGTCGCAGTGATGACAGCAGAGGATGGTGGATTGGGATTGGCCGTTGTGAAGGATTTCAAGCTCCACATGTGGTCTAGAGAGCATGGTCCAAATAGATCGGGATGGGCGCAGCGCAGGGTCGTCAAGCTCAG GGGTGTGGCCTTTGATTGTGCCATCTCAACCTTGCCTAGCAGTGTGGTTCCCTTTGCCAGTGGAGACAATGTGATTTTTGCATTTACTCGTGATGTTGGGGTTTTCGCTATTGATGTGAAGTCAGGACGGATCACAAAGGTGTCCAAGGTCGGTGCTGTCCGTGGCATTGTTCCCTACATTTGCTTCTACATTCCAG CATTGGAAACTGCAGCTACAGTTGAGAGACCATGA
- the LOC120709755 gene encoding uncharacterized protein LOC120709755: MRNQFGLKPKEPTFMYRKPYPEAYDQIALPSRYRVSYFTKFSGQDNMTTVEHISWFLIQCGDASAVDALRIRLFPLSLSGSTFAWFTSLPPNSIITWVDLDKPFYKYFFARVHEIKITDLTAIKQRNDEPVTNYIQRFRDIRSRCFSLSLSDSQLAKLAFQGLLPHIKEQFFSHEFVCLSHLAQRLACVDVRTPIQTRPTFQRKGNFVGDSSDSKNEEEIGLAEWTKKKELVSCPFARKKKEKFGFDVTMADRIFDLLLQEGQIKLFANHTISSAAELRNHKYYKWRNTVSHSTSECRVFCREIQSTIEAGKIKFDAPEKPMKIDGHPFPTNMVQVVDHDASMGPKLLTSERAERSGVVGPKARVSASQLGGGRADMSMWKRQGSLADA; the protein is encoded by the coding sequence ATGAGGAATCAATTCGGCTTGAAGCCAAAAGAGCCGACATTCATGTACCGTAAGCCTTATCCTGAGGCTTATGATCAGATTGCTTTACCATCTCGATACAGAGTGTCGTATTTTACTAAGTTCTCTGGACAGGACAATATGACTACCGTAGAACACATCAGTTGGTTCCTGATCCAGTGTGGGGACGCGTCTGCAGTTGATGCTCTGAGGATTCGACTGTTCCCGTTATCTCTCTCTGGTTCGACCTTTGCGTGGTTTACTTCATTACCACCAAACTCCATCATCACATGGGTCGATTTGGACAAGCCGTTCTACAAGTACTTTTTCGCAAGAGTACATGAGATTAAGATTACCGACCTGACGGCAATCAAGCAAAGGAATGATGAACCTGTCACCAATTATATTCAGAGATTTAGAGACATCAGGAGCAGATGCTTCAGCCTATCTCTCAGTGACAGCCAGTTAGCTAAATTGGCTTTTCAGGGATTGCTGCCTCACATCAAAGAGCAGTTCTTCTCTCATGAATTTGTGTGTCTGAGTCATCTCGCTCAGAGGCTGGCATGTGTTGACGTCCGAACCCCAATCCAAACACGGCCCACGTTTCAGAGAAAAGGCAACTTCGTAGGTGATTCCTCTGAttccaaaaatgaagaagagatTGGCCTGGCTGAGTGGACCAAGAAAAAAGAGCTAGTTTCGTGCCCATttgcaagaaagaaaaaggagaagttCGGGTTCGACGTCACAATGGCCGACCGGATCTTTGATCTATTACTACAAGAGGGACAGATCAAACTATTCGCAAATCATACGATTTCGTCGGCCGCTGAATTGAGAAATCACAAGTACTACAAGTGGCGCAACACCGTTTCCCATAGTACTAGCGAGTGCAGAGTATTCTGCAGGGAGATCCAGTCGACAATTGAAGCAGGAAAGATCAAGTTCGACGCGCCAGAAAAGCCGATGAAGATCGATGGACATCCCTTCCCTACCAACATGGTACAGGTGGTGGATCATGATGCTAGCATGGGGCCAAAGCTGCTAACTTCTGAAAGAGCCGAGCGTTCGGGAGTCGTGGGCCCCAAGGCGCGAGTATCAGCCAGCCAACTCGGGGGGGGCAGGGCCGATATGAGTATGTGGAAGAGACAAGGAAGCCTCGCCGACGCGTGA
- the LOC120706761 gene encoding uncharacterized ATP-dependent helicase C29A10.10c-like has product MVKGNGAERKPDDKLVDLIFSWSLQDVMNQELFRDKASTIPDRFSGLKSYVDSFRIPLLEEMRAEMSSNLESLPNAHSSAVPIRSMVPKPRKGAKAYHVTVAGRRGARSPFIGDIVVLVGAMPRRAAELASNGGSYCLAHVKDVSRDRLGFEIRASREIQGASCCAFAASLLSFIPYARIWRCLDYDAAVKRSPALVKVVAGDALSTPLVTSSAGAETGADVAAKLSAFKLNDSQADAILSCVTATLRDGATKFSLIWGPPGTGKTKTISVLLLLLLTSQAQTKCRVLTCTPTNTAISQVASRLLELTKQHAATDGGCHGDLLLFGNPERMAIGGDLSEIFLDTRVKRLKKCFSQATGWRHCLVSLVGFLGEPTTLRSQYNEACGQKDGTELPEASFIRSRFHQIFQNLRNCFRTIMSQVPKAVLLEKNYKNIVSVIKMLEDFSMLLDRKIDGNNNVAVEVFMTTSGKKCDDSAGGVGKKALVENLMRDKATILGVTRTLLRDLKLPVTRSDFRIKKFCLRSASFVFCTVSGSAKLNAQKMDLLLIDEAGQLKECESLIPLQLSGLKHAVLIGDERQLPATVKSKVAEAALLGRSLFERLSLLGHKKHLLNIQYRMHPSISMFPNQNFYDRNILDGANVTQEGHQRSYLQGAMFGPYSFINIDGLEDPGRSKRNMAELAVILEILHALKNACTSSQLGVSVGVICPYAAQVEAIQQQIGDAKSMLPLTLRVNSVDGFQGSEEDVIILSTVRSNGAGFIGFLSNVRRTNVALTRARHCLWILGNAATLRGSGSIWEELVRDAVDRRCFFNWDDGAGVSSSLVMGTPPSVRSPKVREDRKSRTEADTNSKHGGGPSSLVFGSESENKTPRTLKPMPGASAEVARLHCSSGRKTKIWRRKSCTEE; this is encoded by the exons ATGGTCAAGGGCAACGGAGCTGAGCGCAAGCCTGATGATAAGCTCGTCGACCTCATCTTCTCTTGGTCCCTCCAAGATGTCATGAACCAGGAGCTCTTCAGAGACAAG gCCAGCACGATACCCGACAGGTTCTCCGGGCTGAAGAGCTACGTGGACTCGTTCAGGATCCCGCTGCTGGAGGAGATGCGAGCCGAGATGAGCTCCAACCTGGAGTCACTGCCCAATGCTCACTCCTCGGCCGTGCCGATACGGTCCATGGTGCCCAAACCCAGAAAGGGAGCAAAAGCCTACCACGtcaccgtcgccggccgccgtggagcTCGCTCACCATTCATCGGTGACATCGTCGTGCTCGTGGGAGCGATGCCGCGTCGGGCGGCCGAGCTCGCAAGCAACGGCGGCTCTTACTGCCTCGCTCACGTCAAGGATGTCAGCAGAGATAGGTTGGGCTTTGAGATCAGGGCGTCCAGGGAGATCCAAGGCGCGAGCTGCTGCGCTTTCGCTGCCAGCCTGCTCAGCTTCATACCCTACGCACGCATCTGGCGGTGCCTGGACTACGACGCCGCGGTGAAGAGAAGCCCTGCCCTCGTCAAGGTGGTCGCCGGTGACGCGCTG AGCACGCCGTTGGTGACTTCATCTGCAGGCGCAGAGACCGGCGCCGACGTGGCGGCCAAACTGTCCGCGTTCAAGCTCAACGACTCGCAGGCCGACGCCATTCTGAGCTGCGTCACGGCGACGCTCCGCGACGGCGCGACAAAGTTCAGCCTCATCTGGGGCCCGCCCGGCACGGGCAAGACCAAGACGATCAGCGtgctcctgttgctgctgctgacgAGCCAGGCCCAGACTAAATGCCGCGTCCTGACGTGCACGCCCACCAACACGGCGATCAGCCAGGTCGCGTCCCGCCTCCTGGAGCTGACAAAGCAGCACGCCGCCACCGACGGAGGGTGCCACGGCGACCTGCTGCTGTTCGGCAACCCGGAACGCATGGCCATCGGCGGTGATCTGAGCGAGATCTTCCTGGACACTCGCGTGAAGAGGCTCAAGAAGTGCTTCTCGCAGGCGACGGGTTGGAGGCATTGCCTTGTTTCATTAGTAGGGTTCCTGGGAGAGCCAACAACACTGAGATCTCAGTACAACGAAGCTTGCGGGCAGAAAGACGGGACAGAATTGCCAGAGGCGTCTTTCATCAGGTCAAGGTTCCATCAGATATTCCAGAATCTGAGGAACTGCTTCAGAACAATCATGTCCCAGGTTCCAAAAGCCGTCCTATTGGAGAAGAATTACAAGAATATTGTTTCAGTAATCAAGATGCTAGAGGACTTTAGCATGCTGCTTGATAGGAAGATTGATGGAAATAATAATGTCGCAGTGGAGGTCTTCATGACTACGAGTGGAAAGAAATGCGACGACTCAGCTGGGGGAGTGGGCAAGAAGGCACTGGTTGAAAATCTTATGAGAGACAAGGCAACAATTCTAGGCGTCACGAGGACTCTTCTCCGAGATCTGAAACTTCCTGTTACACGCTCTGACTTCAGGATCAAGAAGTTCTGCCTCCGGAGTGCGTCCTTCGTTTTCTGCACCGTGTCTGGCTCGGCAAAGCTGAATGCTCAGAAGATGGATTTGCTTCTCATCGACGAGGCTGGGCAGCTCAAGGAATGCGAGTCCCTCATCCCGTTGCAACTCTCCGGACTGAAGCATGCTGTTCTTATTGGTGATGAGCGCCAACTCCCAGCAACTGTAAAAAGCAAG GTTGCAGAGGCTGCATTGCTGGGCAGGAGCCTGTTTGAGAGATTGAGTTTACTGGGACACAAGAAACACCTTCTGAACATTCAGTACAGGATGCACCCATCCATAAGCATGTTCCCGAACCAGAACTTCTACGACAGAAACATTTTGGATGGCGCAAATGTAACGCAGGAGGGACACCAGCGTAGCTATCTTCAAGGTGCAATGTTTGGACCCTACTCGTTCATCAACATCGATGGACTGGAAGATCCCGGCCGGAGCAAGCGGAACATGGCCGAGCTAGCTGTCATATTGGAGATACTGCATGCTCTCAAAAACG CTTGTACCAGCAGTCAGCTAGGAGTTTCAGTTGGCGTCATTTGCCCATACGCTGCTCAGGTGGAGGCAATTCAGCAGCAGATAGGGGACGCGAAATCCATGCTTCCCCTTACCCTGCGCGTCAACTCTGTCGATGGGTTCCAAGGTAGCGAGGAAGACGTCATCATCCTGTCAACCGTCAGGTCCAACGGTGCCGGATTCATCGGCTTCCTGTCCAATGTCCGACGCACCAACGTCGCTCTGACGAGGGCAAG GCACTGCCTCTGGATCCTGGGCAACGCGGCGACCTTGCGCGGCAGCGGCTCCATCTGGGAGGAGCTGGTCCGGGACGCCGTGGATCGTCGCTGCTTCTTCAACTGGGACGACGGCGCGGGTGTCTCTTCTTCCCTCGTGatggggacaccaccttcggtccGGTCGCCGAAGGTGCGCGAAGACAGGAAGTCAAGGACTGAAGCCGATACCAACAGCAAACACGGAGGTGGCCCGTCTTCGCTTGTCTTCGGGTCGGAAAGCGAAAACAAGACACCAAGAACACTGAAGCCGATGCCAGGAGCAAGCGCGGAGGTGGCTCGTCTTCACTGTTCTTCGGGTAGGAAGACGAAGATCTGGCGACGCAAGTCTTGTACCGAGGAATAA